The Comamonas endophytica sequence CCGGGCACGCGGCTGACTCCGGACGGCATCGCGGCGGAAATAGGCACCAGCCGCATGCCGGTGCGCGAGGCGCTGAACCGGCTGGCCACGGAGGGGCTGATCGTCAACCGCCCGAACCGCGGCGCGGTGGTGCGTGTGCTGACGGCCAAGGAGGTGCGCGAAGTGTTTGCCATGCGCTCGGTGCTCGAAGGCCTGGCCGCGTCGCTGGCGGCGGAGAACGTCACGGCCAACGACATCGAGGATCTGGAGCGCCTGCTGCAGCGCATGGACCGCAGCGGGCTGGACGCCTCGGAATGGATCACGGCACACAGCCAGTTCCACGAGCGCCTGTCCATCATTGCCGATGCCCCGCAGCTCATGCGCCAGATCGCCGCGCTGCACTCGGTATGCGAGCCCTTGATGCGGGTGTGGCTGGAGGGACGCCCGTCGCCCGACTATGTGCATGACCGGCATGACGAGCTGATCTCGGCGCTCAAGGCCAGGGACGGGCAGACGGTGGAGAGCCTGATGCGCGCGCATATCCTGCGCACGCTGCCGGGGATTCTTCAGGCCAACCAGAACGGTTGATTCGCGCGCTGCCGGCTCCCGGGAGCCGGCAGCGGGTTTTGCTCAGGAGCGGTTCACACCCATGGCGCAACCATCCTTGCGATGGTCCGACGCGCCCTGCAGCACGCCGTTTTCCCAGTCGACCCGGATGGCCTGGCAGCCGCCGATGGCCGGGGAGGCCGGGGCGATGAGCTGGTAGCCCTGCTGCTCCAGCGCCTGGCGCACCGCCTGCGGCATCGTGCCTTCGAACTCGACCTTGTCGGTGCCGGGCACGGGGAACAGGCGCGGCAGGTCGCTGGCGGCCTGCACGTCGTAGCCGTAGTCGATGACCTTGGACAGGAAGTGCGCGTGGCCCATCGCCTGGTAGTGGCCGCCCATGACGCCGAACACCAGCTGTACCTTGCCGTCCTTGGTCGCCATGCCGGGAATGATGGTGTGCAGCGGGCGCTTGCCCGGGCCGATGCAGTTGGGGTGGCCCTTGGTGAGCTCGAAGCTCTGGCCGCGGTTGTGCAGCAGCACGCCGGACCTGGGCGCCATCAGGCCCGAGCCGAAGGGGTGGAACACCGAGTTGATGAAGCTCGCGCAGTTGCGGTCCTTGTCGACCACCGAGATGTACACCGTGTCCTTGTGCTCGGCCGCGGCATTGGTCGCCGAGGTATCGAACTGCTGCGGGAAGTCGCCCGCGCGCAGCTGCGTGGCCAGCTCCTGCGACAGCAGGTAGTCGACATCGACATCGGCAAAGCGCGGATCGGCCAGCAGCGCGTCGCGCATCCGGTAGGCCATGCGCGTGGCGTCGATCTCGGCCTTCAGGCGCTCGGGCGACAGCGGGTCCGTGCCCGGCTCCATGCCCTGCAGGATGTTCAGGAGCAGCAGCGCGATGATGCCTTGGCCCGGAGGCGGGCACTCGTGCACCGTGTAGTCGCGGAATTGGCTCTTGACCGGCTGCACGAACTCGCCGCGGTAGCTGGCGAAGTCCTCCATGGTGTGCACGCCGCCCAGGCTGCGCAGGTACGAGACGATGTCCTCCGCCACCTCGCCCTCGTAGAAACCGGCACGGCCCTTCTCTGCGATCTTGCGGAAGGTGGCGCCCAGCTGCGGCTGGCGGTGCACCGAGCCGATGGCCGGCGCCTTGCCGTCGACCAGCATGATGTCGCGCGCGGCGGTGGCCGCCAGCAGCTGCGTGTTCGCCGCCCAGTCGGTGCCGGAACGCGGCGCCACGGCATAGCCTTCCTCGGCGAAGCGGATCGCGTCTTCCAGGATGCGGTCCATGGGCAGGCGGCCGAATTTCTCCGTCAGCGCAAACCAGGCATCCACCGCGCCGGGCACGGTGACCACATGCGGCGACTGGCGCGGCAGCACCTTCTTCTCGCCGGCGGCCAGCAGCGCGTCGATGGAGATGGCCTGGGGCGCGCAGCCCGCACCGTTATAGGCCGTGATCTGGTCGGTGCCCTTTTCGCTGTAGAGCGCAAAGCAGTCGCCGCCAATGCCGGTCGAGCCCGGCTCGACCACGCACTGCACCGCGCAGGCGGCGATGGCGGCATCCATGGCGGTGCCGCCGGCTTCGAGGATGCGGACCGCGGCCTGGGTGGCGGCGGGATGGGAAGTGGCTGCCATGCCGTGGGTGGACATGACGACGGAGCGTCCGTTTTTCTGGAAATCGCGCATAGCTTTCAGTTTCTTTCTTGCGTTGTTCAGGCTCTTTGGGCCAGTGAATGGGTGTCGTCCAGGGCGCCTTCGATGCCGTCGAACAGCATGTCGATCTCCTGGCGGGTGATGATGAGGGGCGGGCACATGTTCACGGTGTCTCCCAGCGCCCGGGTGATGATGCCGTGCGACAGCGCGGCCGTGCCGGCGCGCGCCGCCATGCCCAGCTCCGGCGCGAAGGGCGCCTTGGTCTCGCGGTCGGCGACCAGTTCCACCGCGCCGAGCAGGCCGTGGCCGCGCGCCTCGCCGACCAGCGGGTGGCTGCCCAGCGCCTGCAGGCGTTGCTGGAAATGCGGGATGACGCTGCGCACATGCTCGAGGATGTTTTCTTCCTCGTAGATCTTCAGTGTCTCGAGCGCCACCGCGGCCGCCACGGGGTGGCCCGAATAGGTGAACCCATGGCCGAAGGTGCCGATCTTGCGGCTCTCGGCGAGCATCGCCTGGTAGATGGCTTCGTTCACCATCAGCGCCGAGATCGGCAGATAGCCGGCCGACAGCTGCTTGGCGCAGGTGATCATGTCGGGGTGCATCCCGAAGGTCTCGGTGCCGAACATGTTGCCGGTGCGCGCGAAGCCGCAGATCACCTCGTCGGCCACCAGCAGGATGTCGTACTTGCGCAGCACGGCCTGGACCTTGGCGAAATAGGTCCTGGGCGGAACGATGACGCCGCCCGAGACCATGATCGGCTCGGCAAAGAAGGCGGCAATGGTGTCGGGGCCTTCCCTGAGGATCAGCTGCTCCAGCGAGTCGGCGCAGCGCGTGGCGAAATCCTCCTCGGACTCGCCGGGCAGGCCGTGGCGCCAGTAGTGCGGGCAGTCGGTGTGCAGGATGCGATCGATCGGTAGGTCGAAGTCGCGGTGGTTGTTGGGCAGGCCGGTGAGGCTGGCCGAGGCGATGGTCACGCCGTGGTAGCCGCGGGAGCGCGCAATGATCTTCTTCTTGGCGGGGCGGCCCAGCGCGTTGTTGTAGTACCAGACCAGCTTGATGGCGGTGTCGTTGGCTTCCGAGCCCGAATTGGCGAAGAACACCTTCGACATGGGCACT is a genomic window containing:
- a CDS encoding GntR family transcriptional regulator codes for the protein MLTDRRSPFDTVHATAQEEAYQHIKRGIRMGELRPGTRLTPDGIAAEIGTSRMPVREALNRLATEGLIVNRPNRGAVVRVLTAKEVREVFAMRSVLEGLAASLAAENVTANDIEDLERLLQRMDRSGLDASEWITAHSQFHERLSIIADAPQLMRQIAALHSVCEPLMRVWLEGRPSPDYVHDRHDELISALKARDGQTVESLMRAHILRTLPGILQANQNG
- a CDS encoding gamma-glutamyltransferase family protein gives rise to the protein MRDFQKNGRSVVMSTHGMAATSHPAATQAAVRILEAGGTAMDAAIAACAVQCVVEPGSTGIGGDCFALYSEKGTDQITAYNGAGCAPQAISIDALLAAGEKKVLPRQSPHVVTVPGAVDAWFALTEKFGRLPMDRILEDAIRFAEEGYAVAPRSGTDWAANTQLLAATAARDIMLVDGKAPAIGSVHRQPQLGATFRKIAEKGRAGFYEGEVAEDIVSYLRSLGGVHTMEDFASYRGEFVQPVKSQFRDYTVHECPPPGQGIIALLLLNILQGMEPGTDPLSPERLKAEIDATRMAYRMRDALLADPRFADVDVDYLLSQELATQLRAGDFPQQFDTSATNAAAEHKDTVYISVVDKDRNCASFINSVFHPFGSGLMAPRSGVLLHNRGQSFELTKGHPNCIGPGKRPLHTIIPGMATKDGKVQLVFGVMGGHYQAMGHAHFLSKVIDYGYDVQAASDLPRLFPVPGTDKVEFEGTMPQAVRQALEQQGYQLIAPASPAIGGCQAIRVDWENGVLQGASDHRKDGCAMGVNRS
- a CDS encoding aspartate aminotransferase family protein produces the protein MHQPLHSTDVTSQVHPYTNLALHETAGPMVISKGEGVFVYDDKGNKYLEGLAGLFCASLGFSNSRLADAADRQMRQLPFYHSFGHKANEPAILLAEKLLAMAPVPMSKVFFANSGSEANDTAIKLVWYYNNALGRPAKKKIIARSRGYHGVTIASASLTGLPNNHRDFDLPIDRILHTDCPHYWRHGLPGESEEDFATRCADSLEQLILREGPDTIAAFFAEPIMVSGGVIVPPRTYFAKVQAVLRKYDILLVADEVICGFARTGNMFGTETFGMHPDMITCAKQLSAGYLPISALMVNEAIYQAMLAESRKIGTFGHGFTYSGHPVAAAVALETLKIYEEENILEHVRSVIPHFQQRLQALGSHPLVGEARGHGLLGAVELVADRETKAPFAPELGMAARAGTAALSHGIITRALGDTVNMCPPLIITRQEIDMLFDGIEGALDDTHSLAQRA